A genomic region of Rhizobium sp. NXC24 contains the following coding sequences:
- a CDS encoding DUF1127 domain-containing protein: MNPLRIAKNWISYRRTLNELGNLSSQTLSDIGVSRYEIRNIASRSFR; the protein is encoded by the coding sequence ATGAACCCGCTTCGTATTGCCAAGAACTGGATTAGCTATCGCCGCACCCTGAACGAGCTCGGCAACCTCTCCAGCCAGACCCTGTCGGATATCGGCGTTAGCCGCTACGAAATCCGCAACATCGCTTCCCGCTCTTTCCGTTAA
- a CDS encoding DUF1127 domain-containing protein, with the protein MNLTRSFNNWRKYRQTVTELGRMSTRELHDLGIDRSDIHRVAREATGR; encoded by the coding sequence ATGAACCTGACCCGCTCTTTCAACAACTGGCGCAAGTACCGTCAGACCGTTACCGAACTCGGCCGCATGAGCACTCGCGAACTGCACGACCTCGGCATCGACCGTTCGGACATCCATCGCGTAGCTCGCGAAGCCACCGGCCGCTAA